One window of the Triticum dicoccoides isolate Atlit2015 ecotype Zavitan chromosome 3B, WEW_v2.0, whole genome shotgun sequence genome contains the following:
- the LOC119275428 gene encoding uncharacterized protein LOC119275428 isoform X1 produces the protein MLLLQSLGQRTAGTSRHRSRAWSLSSAQELEARLRSTGFQLQPPLGILHRLLLLLSSDGCSKPFLLVLASATDHEAEEVRHKVYETSELLYATARSEEEQMNHKKLKFELCCWKWISQWQKQQRGHKEAEEVFQRYTS, from the exons ATGCTCCTTCTCCAAAGCCTTGGGCAGCGCACCGCCGGCACATCTCGCCACCGTTCTCGCGCCTGGTCGTTGTCCTCAGCCCAG GAGCTCGAGGCTCGCCTCAGATCGACCGGCTTCCAGCTCCAGCCTCCCCTAGGTATCCTCCACCGCCTGCTGCTACTTCTCTCCTCCGACGGCTGCAGCAAGCCATTCCTGCTGGTGCTCGCCTCAGCCACTGACCATGAGGCAGAAGAAGTCCGTCACAAG GTGTATGAGACTTCGGAGCTTCTATATGCAACAGCAAGAAGTGAGGAGGAACAAATGAACCATAAAAAGCTTAAATTTGAACTCTGTTG TTGGAAGTGGATAAGTCAATGGCAAAAGCAGCAACGTGGCCACAAGGAAGCTGAGGAG GTTTTCCAAAGATACACAAGTTAA
- the LOC119275428 gene encoding uncharacterized protein LOC119275428 isoform X2, whose product MLLLQSLGQRTAGTSRHRSRAWSLSSAQELEARLRSTGFQLQPPLGILHRLLLLLSSDGCSKPFLLVLASATDHEAEEVRHKVYETSELLYATARSEEEQMNHKKLKFELFGSG is encoded by the exons ATGCTCCTTCTCCAAAGCCTTGGGCAGCGCACCGCCGGCACATCTCGCCACCGTTCTCGCGCCTGGTCGTTGTCCTCAGCCCAG GAGCTCGAGGCTCGCCTCAGATCGACCGGCTTCCAGCTCCAGCCTCCCCTAGGTATCCTCCACCGCCTGCTGCTACTTCTCTCCTCCGACGGCTGCAGCAAGCCATTCCTGCTGGTGCTCGCCTCAGCCACTGACCATGAGGCAGAAGAAGTCCGTCACAAG GTGTATGAGACTTCGGAGCTTCTATATGCAACAGCAAGAAGTGAGGAGGAACAAATGAACCATAAAAAGCTTAAATTTGAACTCT TTGGAAGTGGATAA